The stretch of DNA CGGCGTGGCCGACCTCAGCGACGTGACGGCCGTCGTCGTCCGTTACTTCGGTGGAATCCTGCTCGGCGCCGGCGGGCTGGTGCGGGCCTACTCCGAATCGGTGTCGGCTGCCCTGGACCGGGCGGGGATGGTGCACCGGCGGCGGCTGCGGGTCTGCGCTGTTGCCGTGCCGCACGCGGTGGCGGGCCGGCTGGAAAATGACCTGCGCGCCGCGGGCTATGTCATGGCGGACACGAGCTACGAGGCACAGAACACGGTGCTCAGGCTTGCGCTGCCGGACGATCCGGCGGCCCTGGACGCGGCCGTTGAACGGCTCGCGGCCCTTTCGGCCGGACGTGCGGCGCTGGTGCCCGGCGGATCGGAGTGGGTGGATGTCCCCATCGGCTGAGCTGCCCTTGGTGGTGTTCCTCGTGGACGTCGGGGAGGATGTGCTGGAGCACCTCCTCGCCGTGGCCGTCCGGGACGCCGACGCTGACGAGGTGACGCCGCCCATCGGTGGCACCGCAGGCTGGAACTCCGAGCGGATCAGCTGGTTCCGCGAATACCACCGGACGGCCACCGGGCTGGACGGCCCCGCACGGCAGAAGAGCTGGGCCATCGGGTACGCGGGCGGGCTGGCAGGATCCATCCGGCTGAAGCGGACAGGACCCGGGACCCTCGAAACCGGGATCTGGCTGGCGCGGAGTAGCCGCGGTCTGGGCATCGGGCAGGAGGCCCTACGGCAGGTGACGGCCCACGCTGCTGCCTCCGGCGCCGCCAGGCTCGAGGCCTGCACGACGGCCGGCAACCGCGCGGCGCTGGCCCTGTTGCGCGGGTCGGGGGCGGAGCTCGTCTTCGAGACTGCGTCCGAGGCCCCGCAGGCGTCAGTGCGGGCCTACATCCCGCTGCGCTGAGCCCGGTTCGCCGCACCGGCTTCCCCACTCCCCGCTGGGGCCCGTCCCCGGTCCCAGGCTCAGGCATCAGGCCCAAGGGTTCAGGCTCACAGGGCCCAGTTCTCACCGGACATGCTCAACGTCGTATGCCCCGTTCGGACATGACCCACGTTCGGCACAGCCATTGGGCATGTCCTCCCGGACGCACCACAAGAGCCGGACATGTCCCACGTTCCGCACAGCCATTGGGCATGTCCTCCCGGACGCACCACAAGAGCCGGACATGTCCCACGTTCCACGCGCGCACCGGACATAATGCCAAGATGCCCAT from Arthrobacter sp. B3I9 encodes:
- a CDS encoding YigZ family protein, which codes for MAEDAVVAESRATTYTTLAEPEFRHELEVKRSRFITVLHRTGDEDQARSSLAGLRKEFYDARHHCSAFVLGPDRSVQRSNDDGEPSGTAGAPMLEALLKRETAPGVADLSDVTAVVVRYFGGILLGAGGLVRAYSESVSAALDRAGMVHRRRLRVCAVAVPHAVAGRLENDLRAAGYVMADTSYEAQNTVLRLALPDDPAALDAAVERLAALSAGRAALVPGGSEWVDVPIG
- a CDS encoding GNAT family N-acetyltransferase; the protein is MSPSAELPLVVFLVDVGEDVLEHLLAVAVRDADADEVTPPIGGTAGWNSERISWFREYHRTATGLDGPARQKSWAIGYAGGLAGSIRLKRTGPGTLETGIWLARSSRGLGIGQEALRQVTAHAAASGAARLEACTTAGNRAALALLRGSGAELVFETASEAPQASVRAYIPLR